The Halococcus hamelinensis 100A6 genome has a window encoding:
- a CDS encoding SDR family oxidoreductase codes for MSRVAILGCGYVGLELGRQLAPDHEVVGVRRSADGCETIERAGFEAVQADVTSRDDLDSVPDVDAVVFAASSGGRGAEAAREVYVEGLRTAIEAFAERDDPPDRLVYTSSTGVYGDHDGERVDEETPIEPTTEKTEVLAEAERVAIEEAGSRGIDGTVARFAGLYGPDRYRLERYLDGPVTEGYLNMVHRDDAAGAVRFLLAADAARGETVLMADDEPADRWAFADWLADECGVERPGKRTTEERLAEDDLSAAARRRVETSKRCSNDKLRELGYEFAFPTYREGYRAAVAAFRDE; via the coding sequence ATGAGCCGGGTCGCGATCCTCGGCTGTGGCTACGTTGGACTCGAACTCGGACGGCAGCTCGCCCCCGACCACGAGGTCGTCGGGGTGCGTCGTTCCGCCGACGGATGCGAGACGATCGAACGCGCGGGGTTCGAGGCGGTGCAGGCCGACGTCACTAGCCGGGACGATCTCGATTCCGTGCCCGACGTCGACGCGGTAGTGTTCGCGGCGAGCTCGGGCGGTCGTGGTGCAGAGGCGGCCCGCGAGGTCTACGTCGAGGGGCTTCGGACGGCCATCGAGGCGTTCGCCGAGCGCGACGACCCGCCAGACCGGCTGGTCTACACCTCTTCGACGGGCGTCTACGGCGACCACGACGGGGAGCGGGTCGACGAGGAGACGCCGATCGAACCCACCACCGAGAAGACGGAGGTGCTAGCCGAGGCCGAACGAGTCGCCATCGAGGAGGCGGGATCGCGGGGGATCGACGGCACCGTCGCCCGGTTCGCGGGGCTCTACGGTCCGGACCGCTACCGGCTCGAACGCTACCTCGACGGACCGGTGACGGAAGGGTATCTCAACATGGTCCACCGCGACGACGCCGCCGGTGCGGTGCGATTCCTGCTCGCCGCCGACGCCGCTCGCGGGGAGACGGTGCTCATGGCCGACGACGAACCCGCCGACCGGTGGGCGTTCGCGGACTGGCTCGCCGACGAGTGTGGGGTCGAACGCCCCGGAAAGCGGACGACCGAAGAACGGCTCGCGGAGGACGACCTCTCGGCGGCCGCCCGGCGGCGGGTCGAGACCTCGAAGCGGTGTTCGAACGACAAGCTCCGGGAGCTCGGCTACGAGTTCGCGTTCCCGACCTACCGCGAGGGGTATCGGGCCGCGGTCGCGGCGTTTCGGGACGAGTAG
- a CDS encoding DUF5791 family protein, which translates to MAGTTTPMDADRCGCETRVDHHRLVVDATDCPAGGRLTNPACRARVVGAVTPRVTSIRVRIEAGTVVYPDGIVGLLVAAARFAALVEADDADLARRARRDLRGAARAAVGRRGRVADLAAETGLIEGVRGVASSRNGFDAAAELNPLTSAGGSRPMLHDIDDAGELDSTELRARYDERLRAVIDERGVETVADESGVEAVRALAAGDSPEITLDEAAAVLATSEDEPEAEAIVAETRDALLLGMTTAVLDVEAVESGIDGSFDAREIQQKIEGRLPMTLDELAMIHGYIEERKP; encoded by the coding sequence GTGGCGGGCACGACGACCCCGATGGATGCCGACCGGTGTGGCTGTGAGACGCGGGTCGACCACCATCGGCTCGTCGTCGACGCGACCGACTGCCCGGCCGGCGGTCGGCTGACGAACCCGGCGTGTCGCGCACGCGTCGTCGGCGCGGTCACGCCCCGCGTCACCTCGATCCGCGTTCGGATCGAGGCGGGCACGGTCGTCTATCCGGATGGGATCGTCGGCCTCCTCGTTGCGGCTGCACGCTTCGCGGCACTGGTCGAGGCCGACGACGCGGATCTGGCGAGACGAGCGCGCCGCGATCTCCGGGGAGCGGCCCGCGCGGCGGTCGGTCGCCGGGGCCGCGTCGCCGACCTCGCCGCCGAGACCGGACTCATCGAGGGGGTTCGTGGGGTCGCGAGCAGTCGGAACGGGTTCGACGCGGCGGCCGAACTCAACCCACTTACGTCGGCGGGCGGTAGCCGTCCCATGCTCCACGATATCGACGATGCCGGCGAACTGGATTCGACGGAGCTCCGGGCGCGCTACGACGAGCGCCTTCGGGCGGTGATCGACGAGCGCGGGGTCGAGACCGTCGCCGACGAGTCGGGCGTCGAGGCGGTTCGCGCGCTCGCGGCGGGTGACTCGCCCGAGATCACGCTCGACGAGGCCGCGGCGGTGCTCGCGACGAGCGAGGACGAACCCGAAGCCGAGGCCATTGTCGCGGAGACCCGCGACGCGCTCCTCCTCGGGATGACCACCGCGGTGCTCGACGTCGAGGCGGTCGAGTCCGGGATAGACGGCTCGTTCGACGCCCGCGAGATCCAACAGAAGATCGAGGGACGACTCCCGATGACCCTCGACGAACTGGCCATGATCCACGGCTACATCGAGGAGCGGAAACCATGA
- a CDS encoding DNA-directed DNA polymerase, which yields MTTPGTQTTLGGSAGSGGERSAAEAAARTVAGDGGSDAEIVDPTERRYPDATGTVEMAITQVDYTVEGSGERETPIIHVFGRTADGEVEHVRVHEFRPYFYAPTDTLSGDLDERLTGSEDEDEDGEPYESIRGERLTKVFGQTPRDVGQLRDRYDHYEADILFPNRFLIDKDVKSGVRVPERRGSDDALVVPHDEVEAVPMTADVRVCTFDIEVDDRSGFPEEGEEPIICLSSHDSRDDEYITWLYEAPEGADGPDDLAGYAGIEEEIEATVKNYDSEEEMLDAFLAYVENTDPDVLTGWNFADFDAPYLIDRLEVLGGAKCEGYDLDPDRLSRVNEVWRSDWQGPNIKGRVVFDLLYAYQRTQFSELDSYRLDAVGEVELGVGKERYAGSIGDLWEENPERLLEYNLRDVEICVEIDRQQGVIPFWKEVASFVGCKLEDATTPGDAVDMYVLHEAHGRFALPSKGQQQTEDFEGGAVFDPITGVKEMVSVLDLKSLYPMSMVTINASPETQVDPETYDGETYRTPTGIHFRKEPDGMIREMVDELLTEREEKKQRRDEHTPGTGEYGRLDRQQQAVKVIMNSLYGVFGWDRFRLYDRAMSAGVTSTNREVISFTEQAANELDYQVAYGDTDSVMLELGTDVSKEEAIEQAFTIEDHINEAYDAFAEEALNADEHRFQIEFEKLYRRFFQAGKKKRYAGHIIWKEGKDVDDVDITGFEYKRSDIAPITKRVQHEVIDRIVHGEDLDEVKNYVRDVIEQFEADEVDVEAIGIPGGIGKRLDDYDTDTAQVRGAKYANLLLGTNFQRGSKPKRLYLDRVDDRFFQRIESERPDIGEDDRYREFKRDVSDGKGVICFEFADQIPDEFAIDRDKMLDKTLKGPIARVLEALGISWEEVRSGQTQTGLGSFM from the coding sequence ATGACTACTCCGGGGACGCAGACGACGCTCGGCGGGAGTGCCGGGTCGGGCGGCGAGCGGTCGGCGGCGGAGGCGGCGGCGCGGACGGTCGCCGGCGACGGGGGGAGCGACGCCGAGATCGTCGACCCGACCGAGCGCCGGTATCCCGACGCGACCGGGACCGTGGAGATGGCGATCACCCAGGTCGACTACACCGTCGAGGGGTCGGGCGAGCGCGAGACACCGATCATCCACGTCTTCGGGCGCACGGCGGACGGCGAGGTCGAACACGTTCGCGTCCACGAGTTTCGACCCTACTTCTACGCCCCCACCGACACGCTCTCGGGCGACCTCGACGAGCGACTCACCGGCTCGGAGGACGAAGACGAGGACGGCGAGCCCTACGAGAGCATCCGGGGCGAGCGCCTCACCAAGGTCTTCGGCCAGACCCCGCGCGACGTGGGTCAGCTCCGGGACCGCTACGACCACTACGAGGCCGACATCCTGTTCCCGAACCGATTTCTGATCGACAAGGACGTCAAGAGCGGCGTTCGCGTGCCCGAGCGCCGCGGCTCCGACGACGCGCTCGTGGTCCCTCACGACGAGGTCGAAGCCGTCCCCATGACGGCCGACGTGCGGGTCTGTACCTTCGATATCGAGGTCGACGACCGCTCGGGCTTCCCCGAGGAGGGCGAGGAGCCCATCATCTGTCTGTCGAGCCACGACTCGAGGGACGACGAGTACATCACCTGGCTCTACGAGGCCCCCGAGGGCGCGGATGGTCCCGACGACCTCGCTGGCTACGCGGGGATCGAAGAGGAGATCGAGGCGACGGTCAAGAACTACGACTCCGAGGAGGAGATGCTCGACGCCTTCCTCGCGTACGTCGAGAACACGGATCCGGACGTCCTCACGGGCTGGAACTTCGCGGACTTCGACGCGCCGTACCTCATCGACCGCCTCGAAGTGCTCGGCGGTGCGAAGTGTGAGGGCTACGACCTCGACCCCGACCGGCTCTCGCGGGTGAACGAGGTCTGGCGCTCGGACTGGCAGGGGCCGAACATCAAAGGACGAGTGGTCTTCGACCTGCTCTACGCCTATCAACGGACTCAGTTCTCCGAACTCGATTCGTATCGACTGGACGCGGTCGGCGAGGTCGAACTCGGCGTCGGCAAGGAGCGATACGCGGGCTCCATCGGGGACCTCTGGGAGGAGAACCCCGAACGCCTGCTCGAATACAACCTTCGCGACGTGGAGATCTGCGTCGAGATCGACCGTCAACAGGGCGTGATCCCGTTCTGGAAGGAGGTGGCCTCCTTCGTCGGCTGCAAACTCGAGGACGCGACCACGCCGGGCGACGCGGTCGACATGTACGTCCTCCACGAGGCACATGGGAGATTCGCGCTCCCCTCGAAGGGCCAACAGCAGACGGAGGACTTCGAGGGCGGTGCGGTGTTCGACCCGATCACCGGGGTGAAGGAGATGGTCTCGGTGCTCGACCTCAAGTCCCTCTACCCGATGTCGATGGTGACGATCAACGCCTCGCCCGAGACCCAGGTCGACCCCGAGACCTACGACGGCGAGACCTACCGCACCCCGACGGGGATCCACTTCCGGAAGGAGCCCGACGGGATGATCCGCGAGATGGTCGACGAACTCCTCACCGAGCGCGAGGAGAAGAAACAGCGCCGCGACGAGCACACCCCCGGAACGGGCGAGTACGGTCGTCTCGACCGCCAGCAGCAGGCCGTGAAGGTTATCATGAACAGTCTGTACGGGGTGTTCGGCTGGGACCGCTTCCGGCTCTACGACCGCGCGATGAGCGCGGGCGTGACCTCCACGAACCGGGAGGTCATCAGCTTCACCGAGCAGGCCGCCAACGAACTCGACTACCAGGTGGCCTACGGCGACACCGACTCGGTGATGCTCGAACTCGGAACCGACGTCTCGAAGGAAGAAGCCATCGAGCAGGCGTTCACCATCGAGGACCACATCAACGAGGCCTACGACGCGTTCGCGGAGGAGGCCCTGAACGCCGACGAACACCGCTTTCAGATCGAGTTCGAGAAGCTCTACCGGCGGTTCTTCCAGGCCGGGAAGAAGAAACGCTACGCCGGCCACATCATCTGGAAGGAGGGCAAGGACGTCGACGACGTCGACATCACGGGCTTCGAGTACAAACGCTCGGACATCGCGCCGATCACCAAGCGCGTCCAGCACGAGGTGATCGACCGGATCGTCCACGGGGAGGACCTCGACGAAGTCAAGAACTACGTCCGGGACGTCATCGAGCAGTTCGAGGCCGACGAGGTGGACGTCGAGGCGATCGGGATTCCGGGGGGTATCGGCAAACGCCTCGACGACTACGACACCGACACCGCGCAGGTCCGGGGCGCGAAGTACGCGAACCTCCTCCTCGGAACCAACTTCCAGCGCGGCAGCAAACCGAAGCGGCTCTACCTCGACCGGGTCGACGACCGCTTCTTCCAGCGGATCGAATCCGAGCGGCCCGACATCGGCGAGGACGACCGCTATCGCGAGTTCAAGCGCGACGTCAGCGACGGCAAGGGCGTGATCTGCTTCGAGTTCGCCGACCAGATCCCCGATGAGTTCGCCATCGACCGGGACAAGATGCTCGATAAGACCCTCAAGGGACCGATCGCGCGCGTGCTCGAAGCCCTCGGGATCTCCTGGGAGGAGGTCCGGTCGGGCCAGACCCAGACCGGCCTCGGCAGCTTCATGTGA
- a CDS encoding DUF7322 domain-containing protein: MFDGLLGGSTTDPDDDAETSVIPGAPSVDVPDTSDVEVPPEVSHLFWSLVVSVDIAVLLVALGGMFIYFEGRWQLGGVGIVLGLFTLGYAYLKYRVAEPLTDRAE; this comes from the coding sequence GTGTTCGACGGCCTGCTGGGTGGTTCGACGACCGACCCCGACGACGACGCCGAGACGTCGGTCATCCCCGGCGCTCCCTCGGTCGACGTCCCCGACACCTCCGACGTCGAGGTCCCACCCGAGGTCTCACACCTGTTCTGGAGCCTCGTCGTCTCGGTCGACATCGCCGTGCTCCTCGTCGCCCTCGGCGGGATGTTCATCTACTTCGAGGGCCGGTGGCAGCTCGGCGGGGTCGGGATCGTCCTCGGGCTCTTCACGCTCGGCTACGCCTACCTCAAGTACCGCGTTGCGGAACCGCTAACCGACCGGGCCGAGTAG
- a CDS encoding DUF7346 family protein — MHPASDGANERASADDGCSADGSGFADAAKAVPEPLRRLIRGVHTDRGLGLLRTIDDRGGIPVRELLRDDLCESDLHGLCGELRAAGLLEECEVAGERGYRATETAHEALERLHAT; from the coding sequence ATGCACCCGGCTTCCGACGGCGCGAACGAGCGGGCATCGGCGGACGACGGCTGTTCGGCGGACGGGTCGGGGTTCGCCGACGCCGCGAAAGCGGTCCCCGAACCGCTCAGGCGGCTGATCCGTGGGGTCCACACCGACCGCGGCCTCGGGCTGCTCCGGACGATCGACGACCGGGGTGGAATCCCGGTTCGAGAACTCCTCCGCGACGACCTCTGTGAGAGCGACCTCCACGGGCTGTGTGGTGAGTTGCGTGCGGCGGGGTTGCTCGAAGAGTGTGAGGTGGCCGGCGAGCGTGGCTACAGAGCCACCGAGACGGCCCACGAGGCGCTCGAACGGCTGCACGCGACGTGA